The following proteins come from a genomic window of Sorghum bicolor cultivar BTx623 chromosome 3, Sorghum_bicolor_NCBIv3, whole genome shotgun sequence:
- the LOC8080509 gene encoding MADS-box transcription factor 3 isoform X1 — protein sequence MQRGTAAPPPPPPMLNMMTDLSCRPSEVTEQLAAPTGSGDKQGRGKIEIKRIENTTNRQVTFCKRRNGLLKKAYELSVLCDAEVALIVFSSRGRLYEYANNSVKSTIERYKKANSDTSNSGTVAEVSAQHYQQESSKLRQTISSLQNANSRTIVGDSIHTMSLRDLKQLEGRLEKGISKIRARKNELLYAEVDYMQKREMDLQTDNMYLRSKIAENNETGQPAMNMMGVPSTSEYEHMVPFDSRNFLQVNIMQQPQHYSHQLQPTTLQLG from the exons ATGCAGAGAGGCACTgccgcaccaccaccaccaccacccatgCTCAACATGATG ACTGATCTGAGCTGCCGGCCGTCGGAGGTGACAGAGCAGCTGGCGGCGCCGACGGGCTCCGGCGACAAGCAGGGGAGGGGCAAGATCGAGATCAAGCGCATCGAGAACACCACGAACCGGCAGGTCACCTTCTGCAAGCGCCGCAACGGCCTCCTCAAGAAGGCGTACGAGCTCTCGGTGCTCTGCGACGCCGAGGTCGCGCTCATCGTCTTCTCCAGCCGCGGCCGCCTCTACGAGTACGCCAACAACAG TGTGAAGTCCACCATTGAGAGGTACAAGAAGGCCAACAGTGACACCTCCAACTCTGGCACAGTTGCAGAAGTCAGTGCCCAG CACTACCAGCAGGAGTCCTCCAAGCTGCGCCAGACTATCAGTAGCTTGCAAAACGCAAACAG TAGGACCATAGTGGGAGATTCAATCCACACCATGAGCCTCAGGGATCTTAAGCAGCTGGAGGGCAGGCTGGAGAAAGGCATAAGCAAGATTAGAGCTAGAAAG AATGAGCTGTTATATGCTGAAGTTGACTATATGCAAAAAAGG GAGATGGATCTGCAGACTGACAACATGTACCTGAGGAGCAAG ATCGCTGAGAATAATGAAACGGGGCAGCCGGCGATGAACATGATGGGAGTGCCATCGACAAGCGAATACGAGCACATGGTCCCTTTTGACTCGAGAAACTTTCTTCAAGTGAACATCATGCAGCAGCCTCAGCACTACTCCCATCAGCTGCAACCAACAACCCTGCAACTCGG ATGA
- the LOC8080509 gene encoding MADS-box transcription factor 3 isoform X2: protein MQRGTAAPPPPPPMLNMMTDLSCRPSEVTEQLAAPTGSGDKQGRGKIEIKRIENTTNRQVTFCKRRNGLLKKAYELSVLCDAEVALIVFSSRGRLYEYANNSVKSTIERYKKANSDTSNSGTVAEVSAQHYQQESSKLRQTISSLQNANRTIVGDSIHTMSLRDLKQLEGRLEKGISKIRARKNELLYAEVDYMQKREMDLQTDNMYLRSKIAENNETGQPAMNMMGVPSTSEYEHMVPFDSRNFLQVNIMQQPQHYSHQLQPTTLQLG, encoded by the exons ATGCAGAGAGGCACTgccgcaccaccaccaccaccacccatgCTCAACATGATG ACTGATCTGAGCTGCCGGCCGTCGGAGGTGACAGAGCAGCTGGCGGCGCCGACGGGCTCCGGCGACAAGCAGGGGAGGGGCAAGATCGAGATCAAGCGCATCGAGAACACCACGAACCGGCAGGTCACCTTCTGCAAGCGCCGCAACGGCCTCCTCAAGAAGGCGTACGAGCTCTCGGTGCTCTGCGACGCCGAGGTCGCGCTCATCGTCTTCTCCAGCCGCGGCCGCCTCTACGAGTACGCCAACAACAG TGTGAAGTCCACCATTGAGAGGTACAAGAAGGCCAACAGTGACACCTCCAACTCTGGCACAGTTGCAGAAGTCAGTGCCCAG CACTACCAGCAGGAGTCCTCCAAGCTGCGCCAGACTATCAGTAGCTTGCAAAACGCAAACAG GACCATAGTGGGAGATTCAATCCACACCATGAGCCTCAGGGATCTTAAGCAGCTGGAGGGCAGGCTGGAGAAAGGCATAAGCAAGATTAGAGCTAGAAAG AATGAGCTGTTATATGCTGAAGTTGACTATATGCAAAAAAGG GAGATGGATCTGCAGACTGACAACATGTACCTGAGGAGCAAG ATCGCTGAGAATAATGAAACGGGGCAGCCGGCGATGAACATGATGGGAGTGCCATCGACAAGCGAATACGAGCACATGGTCCCTTTTGACTCGAGAAACTTTCTTCAAGTGAACATCATGCAGCAGCCTCAGCACTACTCCCATCAGCTGCAACCAACAACCCTGCAACTCGG ATGA